A window of the Planococcus citri chromosome 4, ihPlaCitr1.1, whole genome shotgun sequence genome harbors these coding sequences:
- the LOC135844010 gene encoding uncharacterized protein LOC135844010 yields MPPFTSKNSSPCFPKLQHKCLGRMDATIQENLNFPDDINEIHVCYAKNNSYVLRTTVKSSEEIEEFLNKWTKESRVVWRVNKTCPRRNAAGLKNIYWKEFRCQSSNLKVSKNAKKLHKKHTGCEAYMTITIKKVANRCRSRDTHMPKYPTVIRINSNHNHLIQHMDYLKNSPVSQETKTKFLKMFKKGHNALSALNLHRIDLQREYGNSIVFAEMDRSICPDNQWCYRLYASFLANKEIVPDSDEECETNIMITEDTESPEPAPPSPTECDNSCDIVEKASANQLTYAETECCPIENLIYGDDPSVKIEYEYDDIVDDTSSRSPSVEECFEEEDIIVSEQQDPLDEEDFEKDDLVQETGSYDENRVSKEDNYYPPSNLTEQEIRKYMAPFVKFMTIKLRTAPELYAPAMDIFNNRLRYFENDLEVSEALFKFGK; encoded by the exons ATGCCGCCGTTCACATCAAAAAATAGCAGTCCTTGTTTTCCTAAATTACAGCATAAATGTTTGGGTCGTATGGATGCCActattcaa GAGAATTTGAACTTCCCCGATGATATAAACGAAATCCACGTCTGTTATGCCAAAAACAACAGCTACGTTTTACGTACGACTGTAAAATCGTCGGAAGAAATCGAAGAATTCCTGAACAAATGGACGAAAGAAAGTAGAGTCGTATGGAGAGTGAATAAAACTTGCCCTCGAAGAAATGCTGCCGGATTAAAGAACATATATTGGAAAGAGTTTCGGTGCCAAAGTTCCAATTTGAAAGTTAGCAAGAATGCGAAGAAACTTCACAAGAAGCATACTGGTTGCGAAGCTTATATGACTATTACTATTAAGAAAGTGGCGAATCGGTGTAG ATCTAGAGATACTCATATGCCAAAGTATCCAACAGTCATAAGGATAAATAGTAATCACAATCACCTGATTCAGCACATGGATTATTTGAAAAACAGTCCCGTTTCTCAGGAAACCAAAACGAAATTCCTAAAGATGTTCAAAAAAGGTCATAATGCTTTATCGGCGTTGAATCTTCATCGGATAGATTTACAAAGAGAGTACGGTAACTCGATTGTGTTCGCAGAAATGGATCGTTCGATTTGTCCCGACAATCAGTGGTGTTATAG ACTTTACGCTTCGTTTCTGGCCAACAAAGAAATCGTACCAGATAGCGACGAAGAATGTGAAACGAACATCATGATTACCGAAGACACCGAGTCACCAGAACCAGCACCACCATCTCCCACCGAATGTGATAACTCTTGTGATATCGTCGAAAAAGCATCAGCTAATCAGTTAACGTACGCTGAAACCGAATGTTGTCCTATCGAGAACTTAATCTACGGTGACGATCCGTCTGTGAAAATcgaatacgagtacgacgaTATTGTTGATGATACAAGTAGTAGAAGTCCAAGTGTAGAAGAGTGTTTCGAAGAAGAAGATATTATTGTATCTGAACAGCAAGATCCGCTCGATGAAGAAGACTTCGAAAAAGACGATCTCGTTCAGGAGACTGGTTCTTATGATGAAAATCGTGTTTCTAAAGAAGATAATTACTATCCACCGTCTAATCTGACCGAGCAGGAGATAAGAAAATATATGGCGCCGTTCGTGAAATTCATGACGATTAAATTGAGAACTGCTCCGGAGCTGTATGCGCCGGCCATGGATATTTTCAATAACAGgcttaggtattttgaaaacgaTCTTGAGGTATCGGAAGCGTtgtttaaatttggaaaatga
- the galla-2 gene encoding MIP18 family protein galla-2 → MDDKLENKNPTLYNKSVERCTTAEEHNDQVRDLFDEREIFDLIKDIVDPEHPLSLEELRVVEENLIKVDNEKNEINVNFTPTIPHCSMALLIGLSIRVQLLRSLPSRFKVSVKVTPGTHASELDINKQLADKERVAAALENTSLIKVINQCIVPEE, encoded by the exons ATGGATGATAAACTAGAGAACAAAAATCCGACATTGTATAATAAAAGCGTCGAACGGTGCACCACAGCCGAAGAACACAATGATCAAGTTCGAGACTTATTCGACGAACGTGAAATTTTCG ATTTAATCAAAGATATCGTCGATCCTGAACACCCTCTCAGTTTGGAAGAATTACGTGTCGTCGAAGAAAACCTAATCAAA GTAGACaacgaaaaaaacgaaatcaacGTTAATTTTACGCCAACGATACCGCACTGTAGCATGGCGCTACTAATTGGCCTATCGATACGAGTCCAGCTACTGAGATCGTTACCCAGTAGATTTAAAGTGAGCGTTAAAGTAACTCCCGGAACGCATGCTTCGGAGTTAGACATCAATAAACAACTCGCCGATAAAGAGCGTGTTGCGGCGGCTTTAGAAAATACCAGTCTTATTAAAGTAATCAATCAATGTATAGTACCCGAAGAGTGA